The proteins below come from a single Oenanthe melanoleuca isolate GR-GAL-2019-014 chromosome Z, OMel1.0, whole genome shotgun sequence genomic window:
- the LOC130265064 gene encoding uncharacterized protein LOC130265064, producing MEQTPPRVPKLAWVKEEEEAAATSAQQPGELEQLQLLQEGAAMDWTQEQDPARGRFRRAAQMICEFIVCVWREETTGVGTGPSANFHLFSAETSAAMLDLLVEKGVSNPKQVPAMVKYIHKWLTANESAGHRLDKALLELTKEHPYDVLMTLLRWAPSGDRAAAAMWGVILTSTGTAEPALQILITVLSAWPVDTSVYTSDGDSTGVFALAATVTLWNVFNWTWCPPIVLEYSPSLFLRLLFQAFISTLYTPEVVDTFWKECQEQLGLATNPQRFAVQTLKVLLCRVQCEHVVLAMERKGGWDTLLYAGTHHYAVGLLAREMHGVSVYWHHYIMSYLLELLSQGISDWELPAMAFLVELLEFVDFSKWADGILEIMPRHLQSESKEMQRLALRGLVVLSRDPSMNKRMHTLTERLVDLLRDADEEIVETSAVVLSALLLHRDLAIPSPIALRLAAALWPLLDNIRLCVPSHGQWELPPSVVSHGFPGLCTERPGAADVEGFCFFPTGQTPSAAALHSPLPRCDEVGRGKGEKGPEDACEQEPAPALLQLPQRERARGRGLSGNAACCSVLPQEEGSGASGADGSDVEVWGVLAGTGQGPSGRAPAAGPAVPAEPTGAPARGGRPLPGAGRAVPERAAARVAAPEQGPSGHGR from the exons atggagcagACACCCCCCAGGGTGCCCAAGCTGGCCTgggtgaaggaggaggaggaggctgcagctacctcagcacagcagcctggagagctggagcagctccagctgctgcaggagg GTGCAGCCATGGACTGGACACAAGAGCAGGACCCTGCCCGTGGCCGCTTCCGCAGAGCAGCGCAG aTGATCTGTGAATTCATCGTGTGCGTTTGGCGGGAAGAGACCACCGGTGTGGGCACTGGGCCTTCGGCAAACTTTCACCTCTTCAGTGCTGAGACCAGTGCTGCCATGCTGGATTTGCTTGTGGAGAAGGGTGTCTCCAATCCAAAGCAA GTGCCAGCCATGGTGAAGTACATCCACAAGTGGCTCACGGCCAATGAgtctgctgggcacaggctggacaaggccctgctggagctgaccAAGGAACACCCCTATGATGTGCTCATGACTCTCTTGCGCTGGGCCCCATCGGGTGACAG agctgctgcgGCCATGTGGGGGGTGATCCTGACCTCCACGGGGACTGCGGAGCCGGCGCTGCAGATCCTCATCACTGTGCTGAGCGCCTGGCCAGTGGACACCTCCGTGTACACCTCtgatggggacagcacaggagtCTTTGCTCTGGCT GCAACCGTGACACTGTGGAATGTCTTCAACTGGACCTGGTGCCCACCTATAGTGCTGGAGTACTCCCCCTCTCTGTTTCTGCGTCTGCTCTTCCAAGCTTTCATCAGCACACTGTATACACCAGAGGTGGTTGATACCTTCTGGAAGGAATGCCAGGAGCAACTTGGCCTTGCCACCAACCCCCAAAG gtttgcagtgcagaCTCTGAAGGTGCTGCTCTGCCGAGTGCAGTGTGAGCATGTGGTGTTGGCCATGGAGCGCAAGGGTGGCTGGGACACGCTGCTCTATGCTGGCACCCACCACTATGCAGTGGGTCTGctggccag GGAGATGCACGGTGTCTCTGTGTATTGGCATCACTACATCATGTCCTACCTCTTGGAGCTCCTCAGCCAAGGCATTTCAGACTGGGAACTGCCTGCCATGGCGTTCCTTGTGGAG ctcctggagttCGTGGACTTCAGTAAATGGGCTGACGGCATCCTGGAGATCATGCCAAGGCACCTGCAGAGCGAGTCCAAGGAGATGCAGCGCCTGGCTCTCAGAGGCCTCgtggtgctcagcagggacCCCTCGAtg AACAAAAGAATGCACACCCTGACTGAACGCCTTGTGGACCTGCTGCGGGATGCAGACGAAGAAATTGTTGAGACGAGCGCCGTCGTGCTCAGcgctctgctgctgcacagagaccTCGCCATACCCAGCCCCATCGCCCTGCGGCTGGCTGCAGCGCTCTGGCCACTCCTGGACAATATaaggctctgtgtccccagccacggccagtgggagctgccccCAAGTGTGGTGTCCCATGGATTTCCGGGCCTGTGCACAGAgaggcctggagcagctgatgtgGAAGGCTTTTGCTTCTTTCCAACAGGACAAACGCCaagtgcagctgctctccattCGCCTCTTCCAAGATGTGATGAGGTTGGTAGaggcaaaggggaaaaaggcCCTGAAGATGCTTGTGAGCAAGAGCCTGCTCCCGCTCTTCTTCAACTGCCACAACGAGAACGTGCGCGTGGCAGAG GCCTCTCGGGAAACGCTGCTTGCTGCAGTGTGCTTCCTCAAGAGGAGGGATCTGGAGCATCTGGTGCTGACGGATCAGATGTGGAGGTTTGGGGAGTGCTTG ctggcacaggacagggaccGAGCGGCCGAGCACCTGCGGCAGGCCCTGCCGTACCTGCGGAGCCCACAGGAGCCCCTGCGAGAGGCGGCCGTCCGCTTCCTGG GGCTGGCCGGGCGGTtcctgagagagcagcagcgagagttgcagctcctgagcaggg cccttcagGACATGGCAGATGA
- the LOC130264972 gene encoding maestro heat-like repeat-containing protein family member 7: protein MEQTPPRVPKLAWVKEEEEAAATSAQQPGELEQLQLLQEGAAMDWTQEQDPARGRFRRAAQMICEFIVRVWREETTGVGTGPSANFHLFSAETSAAMLDLLVEKGVSNPKQVPAMVRYIHKWLTANESAGHRLDKALLELTKEHPYDVLMTLLRWAPSGDRAAAAMWGVILTSTGTAEPALQILITVLSAWPVDTSVYTSDGDSTGVFALAATVTLWNVFNWTWCPPIVLEYSPSLFLRLLFQAFISTLYTPEVVDTFWKECQEQLGLATNPQRFAVQTLKVLLCRVQCEHVVLAMERKGGWDTLLYAGTHHYAVGLLAREMHGVSVYWHHYIMSYLLELLSQGISDWELPAMAFLVELLEFVDFSKWADGILEIMPRHLQSESKEMQRLALRGLVVLSRDPSMNKRMHTLTERLVDLLRDADEEIVETSAVVLSALLLHRDLAIPSPIALRLAAALWPLLDNDKRQVQLLSIRLFQDVMRLVEAKGKKALKMLVSKSLLPLFFNCHNENVRVAEASRETLLAAVCFLKRRDLEHLVLTDQMWRFGECLLAQDRDRAAEHLRQALPYLRSPQEPLREAAVRFLGLAGRFLREQQRELQLLSRALQDMADDISPAISCLALQTLYINMAVQSIPSSRLERILDRFRRLWKSRPSLGGRGQFSCWNAVEN, encoded by the exons atggagcagACACCCCCCAGGGTGCCCAAGCTGGCCTgggtgaaggaggaggaggaggctgcagctacctcagcacagcagcctggagagctggagcagctccagctgctgcaggagg GTGCAGCCATGGACTGGACACAAGAGCAGGACCCTGCCCGTGGCCGCTTCCGCAGAGCAGCGCAG aTGATCTGTGAATTCATCGTGCGCGTTTGGCGGGAAGAGACCACCGGTGTGGGCACTGGGCCTTCGGCAAACTTTCACCTCTTCAGTGCTGAGACCAGTGCTGCCATGCTGGATTTGCTTGTGGAGAAGGGTGTCTCCAATCCAAAGCAA GTGCCAGCCATGGTGAGGTACATCCACAAGTGGCTCACGGCCAATGAgtctgctgggcacaggctggacaaggccctgctggagctgaccAAGGAACACCCCTATGATGTGCTCATGACTCTCTTGCGCTGGGCCCCATCGGGTGACAG agctgctgcgGCCATGTGGGGGGTGATCCTGACCTCCACGGGGACTGCGGAGCCGGCGCTGCAGATCCTCATCACTGTGCTGAGCGCCTGGCCAGTGGACACCTCCGTGTACACCTCtgatggggacagcacaggagtCTTTGCTCTGGCT GCAACCGTGACACTGTGGAATGTCTTCAACTGGACCTGGTGCCCACCTATAGTGCTGGAGTACTCCCCCTCTCTGTTTCTGCGTCTGCTCTTCCAAGCTTTCATCAGCACACTGTATACACCAGAGGTGGTTGATACCTTCTGGAAGGAATGCCAGGAGCAACTCGGCCTTGCCACCAACCCCCAAAG gtttgcagtgcagaCTCTGAAGGTGCTGCTCTGCCGAGTGCAGTGTGAGCATGTGGTGTTGGCCATGGAGCGCAAGGGTGGCTGGGACACGCTGCTCTATGCTGGCACCCACCACTATGCAGTGGGTCTGctggccag GGAGATGCACGGTGTCTCTGTGTATTGGCATCACTACATCATGTCCTACCTCTTGGAGCTCCTCAGCCAAGGCATTTCAGACTGGGAACTGCCTGCCATGGCGTTCCTTGTGGAG ctcctggagttCGTGGACTTCAGTAAATGGGCTGACGGCATCCTGGAGATCATGCCAAGGCACCTGCAGAGCGAGTCCAAGGAGATGCAGCGCCTGGCTCTCAGAGGCCTCgtggtgctcagcagggacCCCTCGAtg AACAAAAGAATGCACACCCTGACTGAACGCCTTGTGGACCTGCTGCGGGATGCAGACGAAGAAATTGTTGAGACGAGCGCCGTCGTGCTCAGcgctctgctgctgcacagagaccTCGCCATACCCAGCCCCATCGCCCTGCGGCTGGCTGCAGCGCTCTGGCCACTCCTGGACAAT GACAAACGCCaagtgcagctgctctccattCGCCTCTTCCAAGATGTGATGAGGTTGGTAGaggcaaaggggaaaaaggcCCTGAAGATGCTTGTGAGCAAGAGCCTGCTCCCGCTCTTCTTCAACTGCCACAACGAGAACGTGCGCGTGGCAGAG GCCTCTCGGGAAACGCTGCTTGCTGCAGTGTGCTTCCTCAAGAGGAGGGATCTGGAGCATCTGGTGCTGACGGATCAGATGTGGAGGTTTGGGGAGTGCTTG ctggcacaggacagggaccGAGCGGCCGAGCACCTGCGGCAGGCCCTGCCGTACCTGCGGAGCCCACAGGAGCCCCTGCGAGAGGCGGCCGTCCGCTTCCTGG GGCTGGCCGGGCGGTtcctgagagagcagcagcgagagttgcagctcctgagcaggg cccttcagGACATGGCAGATGACATCAGCCCTGCCATCTCATGCCTGGCACTTCAAACTCTGTACATAAATATGGCTGTACAGAGCATTCCCTCCTCCCGACTCGAGAGGATTCTAGATCGATTTCGCCGGCTCTGGAAGTCACGGCCTTCCCTGGGTGGCCGTGGCCAGTTCTCCTGCTGGAATGCTGTGGAGAACTGA